From the genome of Medicago truncatula cultivar Jemalong A17 chromosome 2, MtrunA17r5.0-ANR, whole genome shotgun sequence:
AATTACTattttcattgttgttgtttactCATTACTTGGTGTTGTTTAACATTCTTTTACAATGGAGAAGctttatgtgttttttgttaCTCTTGTATTTCTTGGTTTCCTATTTCATGAAGGAAAAGTTGGTGCTTTGAAGAGTGAAGATGGATTAGAAGAATGGGGATATGTGCAAGTTAGACCTAGTAAgctaaatatattaaaattgtgaaatttcaattattttgttttccaaaatttgaaattgatcatgTCATGATACTGTAAACACACTAGTTTGAATTCTTTGTATTTCACTCATTTtagtataataataaaatactatttattacttaaaaaaaaaaaatagttcaaatAAAAGTGTGCTTTAGGTCACACTTTAGGTCTCAATATGTGTTGGGCCGATCCTCATGGTGTTGGTAATCGATTTCTAAGACTATGGTGTTAACATAAACAATAATTGATGTTATATATTGAATTGTGTTATCACAGAAGCACACATGTTCTGGTGGCTTTACAGAAGCCCCTACAAAGTGGAGAATCCCTCCAAACCATGGCCAATCATTCTCTGGTTGCAGGGAGGACCTGTAAGTATTATTTGAATTAGGGcatgatttgaattttgaacaaGAACAATCCatgtttttatgtgtttgtaAAATGAAGTTTCAAAACATTGAACTTAACAGGGTGGTTCAGGAGTTGGATTCGGAAATTTTATAGAGTTTGGCCCTCTTGATGCCAATTTGGAGCCAAGGAATTTCACTTGGTTGAGAAAAGCAGATTTGCTATTTGTGGTAACTCAAATTATTTTCTTCTGAATTGTGGTAACCCAATTTTGCGTATGTTTAGAAAAACagtgaattttataaaatttgacaaaaattacAGTGATACCGTAATTACGGTTGCTCGCTGTAAATTTTCCTAAATTCACCGTCAATTCAAACATGCATCAACTAATTCATGTCactcttgtttttgttttttttttttttgcatactTTGATTCTTTTCTTTGAGGGTGAGGTTCTCAACTTCTCATCACTCAtattaaatgcattttttgttgtttttataataTAGGACAGTCCAGTTGGTACAGGGTTCAGTTTTGTTGAGGATTCAAAATTACTTGTCAAAACTGATGAGGAGGCAGCCACTGACTTGACTACATTATTAATCAAGATATTTAATAATGATCCAATTCTTCAAAAATGTAATTTGTTCATTTTTGGGGAGTCTTATGGTGGAAAATTTGCTGCTACTCTTGGATTATCAGCCCTCAAAGCAATTAAAAAAGGAAGATTGAAGACTACACTTGGAGGTATTATAATTTCCTTgaaatttttcatctttaaatgTGGTTAGTTTCTTCTTTTGATAGATTATGTATTATTTGAACATAGatttaaacatatatttatcTAGTTGGAGTTTGTCCAAACATACCGGTCCACGACCCTCAAGCACAAGTCCTGCTAAAAGGCTAAATGGTTTGAAATGTATATAACGGTCCACATCCCTCCAAACACGAGTCATAGGCAAGGGCGAGTGGTTTGAAATGCATATGACGGTCcaatttatatatgtatataacacgactaaaatctttttaaaaaaacattataattaagGAATAAGAAAACAACTActaaaatgaagaaatatatttttttatttatcaaatagaGAATGCTATAAATGCAGGAGATGGCCTGAACCAAATACTATATAGAAATCATTTCAAagcaaaaatgaaaagaaaaaactaaactgaaaatcacaaataaaaatcatatcaaGTCATAAATGTATAAAGAATAGTACTATATGGTATTTTTTGACTTTATCCTATTTTTATCCAAATTTAGGTGTGGTATTAGCAGACAGCTGGATCTCCCCAGAAGACTATGTGGTAAGAACAAGTATAATTCTACCCCAAGATATTCTCAACATTAATTTAAGTTTTCACTTTTTTGGCATTTAATTTGACATTTCAGCTCTCATGGGGTCCTCTTTTGAAAGACATGTCAAGAATTGATGACAATGGACTACAAAAATCaaacatgtatgtaaaatatgttttcattCCCATCTTCTAGTGTTAATCATTGTATTGTAGAATCAATGTACTAATTTCTATGTATATTATTTGATGAACATGATTTTGAGAACAGTTTGGCAGAAAGGATCAAGCAACAACTTGAAGCTGGTGAATTTATTAATGCAACTTCTACATGGATTCAACTTGAATATGTAATTAATAAAAGCAGCAACTTTGTGGTACTAActtacatttttattcataatatattttaaattacttaATGAGATCTCTCTATAATAATATACATTTGTTTATCtcatgtttttgtgttttaaggATTTCTATAATTTTATGGAGGACAGTGGAAGTTATTCAGTAACCTCATCAACAATTGAGAAGAGATTATTAAAAGAAATACCAATGAGGCGTTACTCCAAGTATCTTACTTCATTTAAAGATTCTAATGTTGTTAATGGTGATCTAGACACCTTATTAAATGGTGtcacaaagaaaaaattgaagatcATTCCCAATAATATTACGTAAGTCTGTCTCTATAactttgcaaaataaaaataaatgtactTAGAATTCCAATGATTAAAACCCTAATCTCATGTTTCTTGCAATTTTTGACAGATGGTATGCTGAGTCAGTTTATGTGATTGCAAATTTTTTAGGTGAATTTATGAAACCAAGAATTGCTGAGGTGAGAAAATATTTAACTAATTAGAACAAGTTTGGAAAATATTCATCAAGGTTTCTTgtaaaaattatgcattgatttTCTAAACTTTAGGTGATTTCTATTTGATGTCTCTAGTTTGATTCTATCAGGTTGATGAGTTGCTAGCTCTTGGGGTCAATGTAACTGTGTACAATGGACAAGTAAGTGTTCTTTTTAAAAACTCGGTATCAGACCCAAAAACCGATTGTTCTGTTCTATTATTCAGTaatcttgcaattttttttactattatagCTTGATCTCATTTGTGCAACCAAGGGAACTGAATCTTGGCTCAAGAAACTCAAGTAAGCAACCtctcatttatttattcacCTCTTCAAATTTGGTGAATGCAAACATCAATTTTcataattgaattttaattattactttttgTGTTACTTGTGTAGATGGTTAGGCCTTCAAAATTTCTTGAGTAAAGACAGAACTCCCATATATTGTGGAAGTGAAAGAAAGACCAAAGGCTTCTTTAAGTCATATGAAAACCTAAACTTCTATTGGATACTTGGTGCTGGCCATTTTGTAAGTCaaaatccatcatctcaaacaCTATAATGctactttaaaaagaaaaaaattgtgctttttttttaatatggatTTAACTTCCAAGTATTTGTCTATGCTTATATCTGTTTAGGTACCTATTGATCAGCCATGCATAGCACTAAACATGGTGGGTGCAATTACACAGTCACCAGCAGCTTGAAGATAGTATCATCATCTTGTTAACATGTATGCAATGTGGATCAGTCTATGTTAATTTATAGATTAATAATGACCATACCTATCTTTTTTCTAATTACCATTCTTCTTTTCCTCTGTGTTCAATTCAAGTAACgaatatttaatatttcaagAGATATTTGATTGTTTATCTGAAAAAAGGATAAATGTAGACTCAAAATTTCtgttttgttacttttttttatactcAGTCTCGGGGTTTTCCAAGGGAATTTCCCTACATAAACTTGAAATTTCCAAATCGTGTCTCTGGGTTAAATTTCATGGATAATCAAGCATATTCTTATGGTGAAAGGACAAAAAGAGTAGATTAATTTAATTTCGAGAACAAATTCAAAGATGCGAGGAAGCCAAGGGTGCACTACTAGAAATCTGCGAATTCCTCTGGATTTTTCCAAGGAAAAATATACGTAGGAAATCCTCGGGAATTTGCTGTGAATTTTGTTACTAAACTGTGATTACCTGCGAATTCTAATTTGGCAGGAGAATCCTAAGGTAACTGGCTCCTGAGGAATTTCCTGCGAAAgaaattttgattgatttagGACATTTCCTGCGGATTTACATGCGGGCGTTGTTCGTAGGAAGCACCTATGTTCACGTAATAAAGTTCATGATGTTGAAGCTATATTTCACAAATACGAGTTTTATTGagtaaatcatcatcatcttggTCCTCGAAATTAATATTGTAAGAGTCGAGCGATTTAGTCCCTCAAGTTTATGAAATAGAAAATGTGTCCCTCGAAGTAAAGAAATGCAATCAATGTGGTTTTTCCATCATTATATTTCTTTGGTTAACATCCATCAAAACAATCAAAGGACATACATATTGATTTTAAGAACCTCTTGCTACTTCAATAAACCCTTTAAAATTGTTGCGTTATACTCcatttggaagaaaaatataggactaaattgattgatgttgtttaattcaattaaagaGATTCTTGCTTATTTTTCTCTACatgtgttttgatttttctttataagAACACATGTGTTTTGATTGATACCATATATAgagttatattttaaaatgctGATTGTGAATTAACTTGAACCGTGGAATTAATTGTCAACATATGATTTCGGGGAATTGAGTTATCACCATAGAAACACTTTAATTTCTCTCAATTGTTATATCACAACCTTCAAATTCAATCcatatttctttgtaattttagaGAATGAATTCTCTCCATTTAAATTCTCTCTATTTCCCTTAGTTGTTACATTTCTGCAATCAAACATAGGAGAAAAAATGCGATATAAAATTATAAGGAAAAAGGATATTGAATTTGATGGTTGAGatttaacaattaaaaataaattgagagaGTTTAAATGAAGAGAATTCATTTTCCtacttttcttaatatatttgtaaaaagCAATAGGTGCTTATAATTAGAGAAAAGAGAGGAGAAAGAGTATTTTAACAGtactcttttttttagggatatttaACGGTACTcttaattaatcattttaattatgaaaaagattAAATGAATTTTAAGTGCAATATTTTGATTTAAGTTTAATATAGTGTAGGACTAAAAATTGTCATCACAAGCAAAAAGTAGAGTTCCTccctttttgtttttcattgaatAGAGATCgtaaacataatttttatgtTGAGATATTCTACATCCGTGTAATCAAAAATTggtcaataaaaattaatgtatttggtttaaaatTAGTATCAAATACATTAATCTATGATGATTCATTTtcgcttatattttgagacggaaGGTGCATATGTAGTTAAGGTCATTTAGATAGTTAGGATATAAGAAagattatcctttttttttaacaagccaaaatggaattatatactAATTAGGACAGTCTCAAACGCACAAAGTGTGCCTTAGAGACTACCTCAGAAACCAAGAGTTACAACGGTTACAAACAAGACATAGCAGAAAAACATTAGCCAATatccaaacaaacaagaggGTTTGACCACCACTGCTGAGTTCCAAAAACAAAGGTAGTTTTTTTAGCTTTCAGCTAACCTAAAGACAGCGTCTTAATCTTATCTAGTAAACAAGGGATGGGGATAACAACATGATTAAACACACGGTTATTTCGTTCATTCCAAACAACTCAAGCACGTAGAAGCCATGTAAGAAAGATTATCCTAATTTTGTAACTATTCAGTTCAGttgtatattttttcattatcaattcaataaaaatctTTCAAGTTTTtctcttccttaaaaaaaaaaaaatctttcacgtttttctctcattttctctGATATCATGATTTTCAACACTTTGAAATGtgaacatgtttttcttttctttccactttttttttttcatcatacTATAACCGAAGAATTTTCCAAATAACACGGCTTCATGATTTGAATACAAATCTTTCCACTAACTTtccttttttctctttatttctctatttctttctaTGTAGTGTGTGGACCAaatagtgttatttttttttgtcaagtagcctggAGTTataattcatcttttttaagatgaataaatggggtgtctggggttcgaaccccggcctctacatataaaatgcatgtccctgccaactgaatTATGTTCACGGAGACATAGTGTTACTTTTCTAGTTAgcagattttggaaaagtttgatAGCAATTCCTTTGAGCGTGTCCACTGCACGATGGGAAAGAATATGATTACTAAGCAACTATGCAAATgccctctcaaaaaaaaaaaaaaaaaaatctcatgcCAATGCGTGAAGCATAAGAAAAGTAGATAGATATTATGTGGATTAAAGTGGAACTTCGAATTGTGGTGAGCTTTGTAACATGACTTTCTTGTGCACTCTACAACAAGACTTAAACGATGATTACGATGGTGATAGTCAATGGCAATTTTATTGTTGGGAATAATATTTGATTGGAGATAAATTTGATTGGATCtttcaaagaaaattatttgattggAGACAAATTTGGGGGAATAAATTATTTGGggaaataattatttgatggtGATAACATGTTATAAAACATGTTATATCCCCCCCTATTTTCACCATTTTGTAAAATTGGtccccttattttaaaattcgacaACTTTGGTCCCTTTATCtaatattttatctaaaatatgGTGATATAACATGTTTCAAATGAAGTATTCAAGGAAATTTTCTTACGATTTCATCGATGTTGATATTTTCTCGCCTTCATATTATATACCACGACATTTAAAACCTACCgaatcaactttttttaattaaaaatataatagagGATCAAAATTATCGACCCACCAACATTAAACTCTAACAAAACTAGATATTTCGCATGCTTTGTGCGAAATATTTTCGCACTATTTAGCATCAATCATAATAGTAATTATAAGTAATGCCAATTCGATATGCATTGGATTCAATCACTTAAATACCTCCAACTGACTCTCATTCGAAATGCATTGTATTCAATCACTTAAGTACCTCCAACTAACTgtcatcatttatttattctttatttataaatttaaaatgatatttctTCCCACATCGTTCTCATTTAATACACACTATTTAAGGATCACATATTTATAAGGATGTCtttcattcatatttgaatTGGTCATTGAAACTTCAAAACTATTCTCCTTATAATTGGTTGCAAATGAAACACTACTTCAACTTGTTCACATGGCTTCCTCTCATATTTTTCATACACTCTATCAATCTCAATCCAACACACTCATTGACAATACCAAGGTTATCCCCATTCCAAGAAAAAACCTTACACGACATTGCAACCTTAGTTTCCAATGATCCAAAAGATGTTGAAACATTTTACTACAAACAAGTTCTTGATCACTTCAACTATAATCCAGAAAGCTACAATACATTTAATCAAAGATatttgatcaatttcaaatattgGGGTGGTGCCAATTCTAGTGCTCCAATATTTGTCTACTTTGGTCCAGAACAACCAATAGATGGTTCTCCCAAGAGTATAGGATTTATGGTTGAAAAGGCACCAACCTTTAAAGCTCTTTTAGTATATATAGAGGtaatatttcttttaacatTTAATTATCTAATTCGaatattttatttgagtttacCATATTATAACACTCTTAATAACTTTATATCAGCATCGGTATTATGGAAAATCGGTACCATTTGGGTCAAGGGAAGAAGCGTTCAAGAATGCAAACACACTTGGATATTTTAACTCGGCTCAAGCACTTGCAGATTATGCAGAAGTGATCATAGACATAAAGAAGACATTGCATGCCCAAAACTCCCCAGTAGTTCTGATTGGAGGATCATATGGTGGAAGTtagtttcttaaattttttctttatacatACACACAAACACGCGCGCGCGCACAgatatatatgttattattcACATATATTCATTGTTATATATACAGTGCTTGCTTCATGGTTTAGGCTCAAATATCCTCACTTGGCCATTGGTGCTTTGGCCTCATCTGCTCCAATCCTCTACTTTGATGatattacatcaccaaatgctTATTTCGATGTTGTTTCAAGAGATTTCAAAGTAACTTTACAtagtctcttttttttttattgaaatatgatttagtccttgtaaataaactaatttttgctttaaaatttggaaaaatatttcatttgtttttagtccttgtaaacaTACAACTTTTTGggaattttattcatattaaaattaGTCTCTATGATATTAATTTAGTCCttattttgagggactaaaattagaTAATCTACATATTTCAATGACcaattttaatatgaataaatttttCAATAACTAAATCTAAACAATAATGACCAAATACAAAAAGTGTTGTATTCACaagaagtaaaaacaaaaacaaaaatttacaaggactaaaaataaaaataaaaaaattatatatttgtagtgattaaaaatatatttaaacatttattttatttagaataaTTTGGATGATTTCATGAGTAactaattaattcattttcaggAAGTCAGTGAGACATGTTATGAAACAATATTGAACTCTTGGTCTGAAATTGACAAAGTAGCATCGCAGCCAAATGGTCTTTCAATTCTTAGTCAAAGATTCAACACTTGCCGGTATACACATATACTTTCTTTCCAttcactattaaaaaaataaaaaattaataaggaaAATTTAGCatgaaaaacatgaaattcctctctaattccgtcactaaattttgcgaccaaaaaatttgtgagagattttattttttccgttaCTAATTTCCCTCCCTAATTTCACTTttccaaaaacattttttttttcggaCTAAAAGATAAGCATAGAAAATTAAGGATAATTCTTATGTACTCTATATAGTTTGgatgaaattaaatttattgatgTTGTATACTTGATCTTGCAGCCCCTTAAACCATTCTTTTGAGTTGTCAGAGGACTTGGAAAGCATGTATACAAGTGCAGCTCAATATAATCATCCTCCAGATTATCCAGTTACCGTGATATGTAGCGGAATTGATAAAGCTTCTTTTGGAAATAATATCCTTGATAAGATATATTCAGGTGTTGTGGCTTACAAGGGAAATGGCACATGCAAAGTTAATAACCCCAAAAATATATCTGAGACAGATGTGGGTTGGAGATGGCAGGTAATTTGATTTACAAGTGcaataataataagtttttaGAATGTTGTCCATAAATTCTAACTCAATGGTtgaaaatgtcgaaattgttggATCGGATGTTATTATTAGGAAAAACACAAGCCTCACATTAGAAAAATAAGACTTTTGATAAAACTTTATAAAGAATGACActtctcaccttacaagccggttaaGATGGCTTTGTAAGGATGTGTTATAGGTCCAACATAAAAACCTATATGGTGTCAAATCTTATCGATCAGAAAACCTACATATTCACGCATCAAGCTCAATAGTTATGAGAATGAGGGGGTGTATTGAGAAAACTCAAATCTCATATTTAAAAGATAGGAGTCtttataagagtttataaagataGATGCGTGAGGGGTGTATTGATAAAACTCAAGTCCCACATTGAAAAGATAGGCGTCtttataagagtttataaataGAGACGTTTCTCACCTTAAAAGTCGATTAAGTCAGCTTTGTAAAGATGAGTTATGTCCATCATAAAAACCTTGTAGCTATGATCGGTGTTTGAACTCCGACTCCTCCATTTATTGTGTAAATTTCTAATGGttattgtcatttcgtctatctaaaaataaagtatatagaatgcttataaaaaaatggaatgTACATGAATTGCCTAGAGAGAATATAAAACataattgttgtatttttttcatatttaatttttaactttgtCTTTGTTTATGCACTCCTACTGCTTATAGCTTGATGAATGGTGTGTGTGTGGAATAGCGGTGGAAAGCCACCAAACCCACGCCCACACAAACGCTAGAATTTCTAACTTTCTAAAAATCACATTAAAAGTACATTGGAAAGTGAGAAATATGACACAGACTCCAATCCAAACACTCACTAACTTGATAAAGAACTTTTTGTCAATTTATATTGgttatttttaggtttaattgcacttttggacccctaactaatttaaatacaaaacagccccctatgttttgattctttggcagttttggacccccaaggcaaaaaaaaaaaaaatttgacacgtggcacctcacttagggtgccacgtcagcattgACCGAGTCaataatggactgggggtccaaaactgtcaaagaatcaaaatatagggggctgttttgtatttaaattagttaggggtccataaccgcaacttttggaaagataggggtccaaaagtgcaattaaaccttatttttattgtaaaacaattaaaataagtttattttgtttaatacCCTCTCTTTACTACGATGAGTGATATGTTTGACAATTTCACACGACTAAAAAAGCGTTTAAATGAAGCATAGATAAtagcaattttactaaaatatgGATTAGTAAATATAAATGCAATAATTGGTTGGTTagaataaacaaaatttataatgCGTTTTTCGTAATTTGTAGAAGAGCAATTGCGTGGAAGATATTAAATTAAGAATGATGAATATGTAGCATTGATTAGAGGGTAAAATTAAAAGTATcaattattttgtgacaatttcttttttttaaatatgactCATTGTGCGATGGAAATTGCATATTTATATATAGTGTTTTTATCTTGCATATATATGGTTGatctataaataatataatttgtttgtaCAATTTAGACATGCAGTGAAATGGTGATGCCTTTCGCCATAGGAAATGATACTATGTTTCAACCTTCTCCTTTTGACTTAAAGAGATTTGTGGAAAGATGCAAGAAAAAATATGGTGTCTCGCCTCGCCCTCATTGGATTACTACTTATTATGGAGGACATGTTTGTACTTCTTTTTCTCATCTATATAACATTAATTACTTCACATTGTTTTCTTCAAATGATTttctatatttattaattattacatCAAAGAAAGAGGATATCAAATCTAGGGAAATGTTAATCAGTACTCTTAAGGCAGTGGTTATTagttaaggaaaca
Proteins encoded in this window:
- the LOC25487476 gene encoding serine carboxypeptidase-like 51, with protein sequence MEKLYVFFVTLVFLGFLFHEGKVGALKSEDGLEEWGYVQVRPKAHMFWWLYRSPYKVENPSKPWPIILWLQGGPGGSGVGFGNFIEFGPLDANLEPRNFTWLRKADLLFVDSPVGTGFSFVEDSKLLVKTDEEAATDLTTLLIKIFNNDPILQKCNLFIFGESYGGKFAATLGLSALKAIKKGRLKTTLGGVVLADSWISPEDYVLSWGPLLKDMSRIDDNGLQKSNILAERIKQQLEAGEFINATSTWIQLEYVINKSSNFVDFYNFMEDSGSYSVTSSTIEKRLLKEIPMRRYSKYLTSFKDSNVVNGDLDTLLNGVTKKKLKIIPNNITWYAESVYVIANFLGEFMKPRIAEVDELLALGVNVTVYNGQLDLICATKGTESWLKKLKWLGLQNFLSKDRTPIYCGSERKTKGFFKSYENLNFYWILGAGHFVPIDQPCIALNMVGAITQSPAA
- the LOC25487477 gene encoding lysosomal Pro-X carboxypeptidase encodes the protein MKHYFNLFTWLPLIFFIHSINLNPTHSLTIPRLSPFQEKTLHDIATLVSNDPKDVETFYYKQVLDHFNYNPESYNTFNQRYLINFKYWGGANSSAPIFVYFGPEQPIDGSPKSIGFMVEKAPTFKALLVYIEHRYYGKSVPFGSREEAFKNANTLGYFNSAQALADYAEVIIDIKKTLHAQNSPVVLIGGSYGGMLASWFRLKYPHLAIGALASSAPILYFDDITSPNAYFDVVSRDFKEVSETCYETILNSWSEIDKVASQPNGLSILSQRFNTCRPLNHSFELSEDLESMYTSAAQYNHPPDYPVTVICSGIDKASFGNNILDKIYSGVVAYKGNGTCKVNNPKNISETDVGWRWQTCSEMVMPFAIGNDTMFQPSPFDLKRFVERCKKKYGVSPRPHWITTYYGGHDIKRVLQKFGSNIIFSNGLKDPYSSAGVLHDLSKSLVAVPTINGSHCLDILPSKESDPKWLIEQRNKEVKIIQEWIAQYYIDLGALHGSPKFQNN